From the Gallaecimonas mangrovi genome, one window contains:
- the dusA gene encoding tRNA dihydrouridine(20/20a) synthase DusA, translating into MLDRTFSVAPMLDWTDRHYRVFARLLSRHALLYTEMVTTGAIIHGKGDYLAFSEQEYPLALQLGGSNPADLAHCAKLAESRGYDEVNLNVGCPSDRVQNGRFGACLMAEPQLVADCVKAMQDAVAIPVTVKSRIGIDDFDSYDFLVDFVDKVSRAGCNTFIVHARKAWLNGLSPKENREIPPLDYPRVYQLKKDFPALHIGINGGIKTLDEMKGHLAQIDSVMVGREAYQNPYLLAEVDSALYGSTEEIPSRRAVAEAMFPYIEAELSKGARLNHISRHMLGLFNGQTGGRRWRRYLSENAHKNGAGLEVFEAALALTEYHVD; encoded by the coding sequence ATGCTGGATAGAACCTTCTCCGTTGCCCCCATGCTGGACTGGACTGATCGGCACTACCGGGTCTTTGCCCGGCTGCTCAGCCGCCATGCCCTGCTTTATACCGAAATGGTGACCACTGGCGCCATTATTCATGGCAAAGGCGACTATCTGGCGTTTAGCGAACAAGAGTATCCGCTGGCGTTGCAACTGGGGGGCTCCAATCCGGCCGATTTGGCCCATTGCGCCAAGCTGGCTGAAAGCCGGGGTTATGACGAGGTGAACCTGAATGTCGGTTGCCCGTCCGACCGGGTACAAAATGGCCGTTTTGGTGCCTGCCTGATGGCGGAGCCGCAGCTGGTGGCTGACTGCGTAAAAGCGATGCAAGATGCGGTGGCTATTCCGGTGACGGTAAAAAGCCGTATTGGTATTGATGATTTCGACAGCTACGATTTTTTGGTCGATTTTGTCGACAAGGTCAGTCGCGCCGGCTGCAACACTTTTATTGTGCATGCCCGTAAAGCCTGGCTAAACGGGTTAAGCCCCAAAGAAAACCGCGAAATACCGCCTTTGGATTACCCGCGGGTTTATCAGCTTAAAAAGGATTTTCCGGCGCTACACATCGGTATTAACGGCGGCATTAAAACCCTGGATGAAATGAAAGGGCACCTTGCACAGATTGATTCGGTGATGGTGGGGCGCGAAGCCTATCAAAACCCCTATTTGCTAGCCGAGGTGGATAGTGCGCTTTATGGCAGCACCGAGGAAATACCCAGCCGCCGCGCTGTGGCTGAAGCCATGTTCCCTTATATAGAAGCCGAGCTTAGCAAGGGGGCCCGCCTGAACCATATCAGCCGGCATATGTTGGGGTTGTTTAACGGCCAAACCGGCGGCCGCCGCTGGCGCCGCTATTTGTCGGAAAATGCCCACAAGAATGGCGCTGGCTTGGAAGTATTTGAAGCGGCACTAGCATTAACCGAATACCACGTTGACTAA
- the crcB gene encoding fluoride efflux transporter CrcB, with protein MFQSILAIAIGATLGATARWSLGLALNSVFPTLPLGTLVANYLGAYLMGLAMAFFAVFTTVQPEWRLLAMTGFLGSLTTFSTFSAETVTLLRDGQWQWGMASIGLHVLGSLLMTTLGLFTFSLFKNH; from the coding sequence ATGTTTCAATCAATCCTTGCCATAGCCATCGGCGCTACCCTCGGCGCGACGGCGAGATGGTCTCTGGGCCTGGCGCTTAACAGCGTTTTCCCTACCCTGCCCTTGGGTACCCTTGTTGCCAATTATCTCGGTGCTTACCTAATGGGTTTGGCCATGGCGTTCTTTGCCGTTTTCACCACCGTTCAGCCCGAATGGCGCCTACTTGCCATGACCGGCTTCTTAGGTAGCTTGACCACCTTTTCTACCTTCTCGGCAGAAACCGTGACCTTGCTGCGCGACGGCCAATGGCAGTGGGGTATGGCCAGCATCGGTTTGCATGTGCTCGGTTCTTTGCTGATGACCACGCTTGGGCTCTTTACTTTTTCCCTTTTTAAAAACCACTAG
- a CDS encoding DUF190 domain-containing protein, translated as MQGYKVTFFTEQDRKHKGQMIADWLLAQAKEVGVSGATVIVAEEGFGREGKLHSAHFFELADVPVEVTMVVSDANKDKLIDKVKEAGLGIFYVINPVEYGTL; from the coding sequence ATGCAAGGCTACAAAGTGACCTTTTTCACCGAGCAAGACCGCAAACATAAAGGCCAGATGATCGCTGACTGGCTGTTGGCGCAAGCCAAAGAAGTGGGCGTTTCCGGTGCCACCGTTATCGTTGCTGAAGAAGGCTTTGGCCGTGAGGGTAAACTGCATTCAGCGCACTTTTTTGAACTCGCGGATGTACCGGTGGAAGTCACCATGGTGGTGAGTGACGCTAACAAAGACAAACTCATCGATAAGGTAAAGGAAGCCGGTCTCGGGATTTTCTACGTTATTAACCCGGTTGAATACGGCACCCTTTAA
- a CDS encoding sigma 54-interacting transcriptional regulator — MSQLHSNLVGSSQTFQHTLKRLHRLAGIDATVLITGESGTGKELAARALHYLGQQSEKPFIPVNCGALSDTLLESELFGHERGAFTDAKQSYQGLVGEAQGGTLFMDEVDTLSPKAQAALLRFLQEKTYRRVGGQGQQQAELRILVASNADLSRLVQKGVFRQDLLYRLNVLNLNMPPLRQRGNDAIELAQHYVKRLQVQYQEPHRHLHSTALAFIRQYHWPGNVRELHSLLLREFLLCETNEMHCEESRHLLADNATATNEPADFKAAKAQAVAAFERNYVAKLLNQTGGNISQAARLAGQDRSAFGKLVRKYGLRTQEDTLSP, encoded by the coding sequence ATGTCCCAACTGCACAGTAATCTCGTCGGTTCTTCACAGACCTTTCAGCACACCCTTAAACGCCTTCACCGCTTAGCAGGCATTGATGCCACCGTGCTTATTACCGGCGAAAGCGGCACCGGTAAAGAGCTGGCCGCCCGGGCCCTGCATTATCTTGGTCAGCAAAGTGAAAAGCCCTTTATTCCGGTCAACTGCGGCGCACTGTCTGACACCTTGTTAGAAAGTGAACTCTTTGGCCATGAAAGAGGCGCGTTTACCGATGCCAAACAGTCTTACCAAGGCTTGGTAGGGGAAGCACAAGGTGGCACCTTGTTTATGGACGAAGTCGATACCCTCAGCCCCAAAGCGCAGGCGGCGTTACTGCGTTTTTTGCAGGAAAAAACATATCGGCGAGTGGGCGGCCAAGGCCAGCAACAAGCAGAACTGAGGATCCTAGTCGCCTCCAATGCAGACTTATCCCGCTTGGTGCAAAAAGGCGTGTTCCGGCAAGACTTGCTCTATCGCCTTAACGTGTTGAATCTCAACATGCCGCCACTTCGTCAGCGCGGTAATGATGCCATCGAGCTGGCCCAACATTATGTCAAACGCTTGCAAGTGCAATATCAAGAACCACATCGCCACCTGCACAGCACCGCCCTTGCCTTTATCCGCCAATACCACTGGCCTGGTAACGTTCGAGAACTCCATAGCCTGTTATTGCGTGAGTTTTTACTGTGTGAAACAAACGAAATGCACTGTGAAGAAAGCCGCCATTTGCTGGCTGATAACGCCACAGCAACCAATGAGCCAGCCGACTTTAAAGCCGCGAAGGCACAAGCCGTGGCCGCCTTTGAGCGCAACTACGTGGCTAAATTGCTGAACCAAACCGGCGGCAATATCAGCCAAGCCGCCAGGCTGGCTGGCCAAGACCGCAGCGCCTTTGGAAAATTGGTGCGTAAATATGGCCTAAGAACCCAGGAAGACACTTTATCCCCTTGA
- the tssC gene encoding type VI secretion system contractile sheath large subunit, which yields MLGSIQDRLTRVRPPRVRITYDVETGGALEKKELPFVVGIMAQLGSDAQMSQLPPIKERKFNEIDRDSFNSIMATIAPEVAVGSLPNAMADDPKATLGVPPLVFKKMDDFDPVAIIRQVAPMATLYSGRGNIRFLQSKAEISGTLARYLDTVCGFDEGDDTSCSDARQALLDQFKDVTPAEDDPQKPLPLAERWASAYKAVELSDSLKELFAQLGLEDSAADTMKVLLGQFSKDVVSPLAQTISSKDFVASEQDKLKGAAARIDDQVAEIDRLLGLQLDVIMHDDDFQKLESTWRGLSYLVSRTETGAMLKLKILNASAKDLLADLTKAVEFDQSGLFKMIYEDGYGIYGGMPYSVLIGAYEFGRHPNDMTLLGKLAEVAAASHAPFIAAAYAKLFDLESFESLAKPRDLQKIFESVELASWSEFRKSEDSRYVTLTLPRVLLRLPYGPDTQPCDGLNYREIVGKEKLSDAEVNGKKATQLVPDASLFLWGNPAFVLAERITNAFAIYGWTAAIRGVEGGGLVGGLPVFSYDSDEGDVQMVCPTQVAITDRREKELNDLGFMAICHCKGTSQAAFFGGQTTNLPKKYLSDLANSNAQISAMLPYIMAASRFAHYIKVIMREKVGAFMTRGNVESYLNTWISQYVLLDENAAQVMKAAYPLSAASVTVTDVPGRPGVYKATLFLRPHFQLEELTTSIRLVAELPA from the coding sequence ATGTTGGGAAGCATACAGGACAGGCTGACGCGGGTTCGTCCACCGCGCGTGCGCATCACCTATGACGTTGAAACCGGTGGCGCGCTTGAGAAAAAGGAACTGCCTTTTGTGGTGGGCATCATGGCGCAGTTGGGCAGCGATGCCCAAATGTCACAGTTGCCGCCAATCAAAGAGCGCAAATTCAACGAAATTGACCGTGACAGCTTTAACAGCATCATGGCCACCATCGCCCCAGAAGTGGCGGTAGGTTCGCTGCCAAACGCCATGGCGGACGATCCAAAAGCTACCCTGGGTGTGCCGCCACTGGTGTTTAAAAAAATGGATGACTTTGACCCTGTGGCCATCATCCGTCAGGTAGCGCCCATGGCAACGCTCTACAGTGGCCGGGGCAATATTCGCTTTTTGCAATCAAAAGCCGAGATCTCTGGCACCCTTGCCCGCTATCTCGACACCGTGTGCGGCTTTGATGAAGGTGACGACACCAGCTGTAGCGACGCCCGCCAAGCCTTATTGGACCAATTTAAAGATGTCACGCCAGCCGAAGACGACCCGCAAAAGCCGCTGCCACTCGCCGAGCGCTGGGCCAGTGCCTACAAAGCGGTGGAGTTAAGCGACTCGCTTAAAGAACTGTTTGCGCAATTGGGCCTGGAAGACAGCGCCGCTGACACCATGAAAGTGTTGCTTGGGCAATTTAGCAAAGACGTGGTTTCGCCCCTTGCTCAAACCATTAGCAGCAAAGACTTCGTTGCCAGCGAGCAAGACAAGCTCAAGGGCGCTGCCGCCCGGATTGACGACCAGGTCGCCGAAATAGACCGGCTTTTAGGATTGCAGCTAGATGTCATCATGCATGATGACGATTTTCAAAAGCTCGAATCCACCTGGCGCGGCCTGTCTTATTTGGTGTCTCGCACCGAAACCGGCGCCATGCTGAAGCTGAAAATACTCAATGCCTCAGCCAAAGATCTGCTGGCCGACCTCACCAAAGCGGTGGAGTTTGACCAAAGCGGCCTCTTTAAAATGATCTACGAAGACGGCTACGGCATCTATGGCGGTATGCCGTATAGCGTGTTGATTGGTGCTTACGAATTTGGCCGTCACCCCAATGACATGACACTACTGGGCAAACTGGCAGAAGTGGCAGCCGCCAGCCACGCCCCATTTATTGCCGCCGCCTATGCCAAGCTGTTCGACCTGGAAAGCTTTGAAAGCCTGGCTAAACCGCGCGATCTGCAAAAGATCTTTGAAAGCGTTGAGCTGGCCAGTTGGAGCGAATTTCGTAAAAGCGAAGACTCACGCTATGTCACCTTAACGCTGCCAAGGGTTTTGCTGCGGCTGCCCTATGGGCCAGACACCCAGCCGTGCGATGGCCTTAACTACCGTGAGATTGTCGGTAAAGAAAAGCTCAGCGACGCTGAAGTCAACGGTAAAAAAGCCACCCAACTGGTGCCCGATGCCAGCCTGTTTTTATGGGGCAACCCGGCTTTTGTATTGGCCGAACGTATCACCAACGCCTTTGCCATTTACGGCTGGACCGCAGCTATCCGCGGTGTGGAAGGGGGTGGCTTGGTGGGCGGCCTGCCGGTTTTCAGTTACGACTCTGACGAAGGCGACGTGCAAATGGTCTGCCCCACCCAAGTTGCGATTACCGACCGGCGGGAAAAGGAGCTTAACGATTTGGGCTTTATGGCCATCTGCCACTGCAAAGGCACCAGCCAGGCAGCCTTCTTTGGTGGCCAAACCACCAACCTGCCTAAGAAGTACCTATCAGACCTTGCCAACAGCAATGCCCAAATTTCAGCCATGTTGCCGTACATCATGGCGGCCTCGCGCTTTGCCCATTACATCAAGGTGATCATGCGCGAAAAGGTCGGTGCCTTTATGACCCGCGGCAATGTCGAGTCCTACCTCAATACCTGGATCTCTCAGTACGTGCTGCTGGACGAAAACGCCGCGCAAGTGATGAAAGCCGCCTACCCCCTCAGCGCCGCCTCGGTCACCGTCACCGACGTGCCTGGCCGGCCCGGCGTTTACAAAGCCACGTTATTCCTGCGGCCGCACTTCCAGCTAGAGGAACTGACAACGTCCATCCGCCTGGTAGCCGAGTTACCAGCCTGA
- a CDS encoding Hcp family type VI secretion system effector produces MDLVLLQPGDTSIVGTNSWATGGSLIGKDPWGSTALDEGLSGFGFDPEHCIELVSIHQGMKQQMTTDVSNSARTSGRPIITEFTCVKYVDQSSVKLYDLCLRAKPMDTDKAKPTSLFVLRNSGDNMVNIISMQLRLAMISEIQFQTNPDDMPTEQFKLSFTEVLWKYTVQKADTTPGGVIPAGWSLARNRPISKFTD; encoded by the coding sequence ATGGATCTTGTATTACTGCAGCCCGGCGACACCAGTATCGTCGGCACCAACAGCTGGGCCACGGGTGGCTCGCTTATCGGCAAGGACCCGTGGGGCTCAACCGCCCTTGATGAAGGCCTCAGTGGCTTTGGTTTTGACCCCGAGCACTGTATTGAGCTGGTGTCCATTCACCAGGGCATGAAACAGCAGATGACCACCGATGTCTCCAACTCCGCCCGCACCTCGGGGCGGCCCATCATCACCGAGTTCACCTGCGTCAAATACGTGGACCAGTCGTCGGTCAAGCTCTATGACCTTTGCCTGCGGGCCAAACCCATGGATACCGACAAAGCCAAACCCACGTCGTTGTTTGTGCTGCGTAACTCCGGCGACAACATGGTCAACATCATCTCGATGCAGCTAAGGCTGGCGATGATCAGCGAGATCCAGTTCCAGACCAACCCCGACGACATGCCCACTGAGCAGTTCAAGCTCAGCTTCACCGAAGTGTTGTGGAAATACACGGTCCAAAAGGCCGACACCACACCAGGCGGCGTGATCCCGGCGGGCTGGAGCTTGGCTCGCAACAGACCCATCAGCAAGTTCACCGATTAG
- a CDS encoding GPW/gp25 family protein yields MAFLLDRLLAAQEQALGRQSLTEKEQVLRQLNWLVSSREWLAVSKGQYLVDVAMPEPVSMNSQQQVAFYAERLIRLIEHYEPRLTELEVQLQPTGRPLSPFRVQISARLVTQQTPERLFFDSLKP; encoded by the coding sequence ATGGCGTTTTTGCTGGACAGGTTACTGGCAGCCCAGGAACAAGCCCTGGGCCGCCAGAGCCTGACCGAAAAAGAGCAAGTGTTACGCCAGCTTAACTGGCTCGTCAGCAGCCGTGAATGGCTGGCGGTCAGCAAAGGCCAATACCTGGTGGATGTGGCTATGCCAGAACCGGTGTCGATGAACAGCCAGCAGCAAGTGGCCTTCTATGCCGAGCGGCTTATCCGCCTGATTGAACATTACGAACCCAGGCTCACCGAGCTTGAGGTGCAATTGCAGCCCACCGGGCGGCCACTGAGTCCTTTTCGGGTGCAAATTAGCGCCCGGTTAGTGACACAGCAAACACCTGAAAGGTTGTTCTTCGACAGTTTGAAGCCTTAA
- the tssF gene encoding type VI secretion system baseplate subunit TssF — translation MESGTVFHDYFEAELSQLRSQAADFGRDFPAAAKALALSKGRSADPQVELLLQSFAYLTGRLRHQLDQDAALLPNALMAQLYPHLEAPIPSLAISQLTVGGGLDPKSGNQLSRGRECYAQTKDQQGRDVRCRMSSCYDTPLVPVEIIDIKQVSPTAYEQLSDDRSVNAVISIRLKATGLNALGSLGITRLRFCINSEHNHCWGFYDLLALQLTGIATVPAGGEALCRQGPNTLRWLGFDDDEAALATDMVTHPGYRLVQEYFAFPEKFLFFDIDQLCLEGPHDEFELLLLLQGGIDKKLSPDPDLLRLNCVPMVNLFPQRLEPVSLDQAHFEYRLSGDHANHRFLEVYKLLSLQATRPNEPPRPVVPYFSIDGMGDLEEHDYFYTTRRVDSPLRRVPGTELYVSFIDMAFSAQKPNNETLTGRALCTNRRLAEHLRVGDRLFLEGPGPVKYIHVASKPTPHQPPVLLGSQPWALVSQLLLNHLSLSNDQYGPSALKSMLRLHLGHASLMGTKQIDAITRLQIAPIVRPITQEGRRVLMEGLHITLTIDRKHFEGASPVLFAEVLRRFFALYASVNTLTELSLETHDTKGKLKTWPPMVGSQIVL, via the coding sequence ATGGAAAGCGGTACTGTTTTTCACGATTACTTTGAAGCAGAGCTGAGCCAACTGCGCTCACAGGCTGCTGATTTTGGTCGTGATTTCCCTGCTGCCGCCAAAGCGCTGGCGCTCAGCAAAGGCCGCTCTGCCGACCCGCAGGTAGAGCTACTGCTGCAATCTTTTGCTTACTTAACCGGGCGGCTACGCCATCAGCTCGACCAAGATGCGGCGCTATTGCCCAATGCCTTAATGGCCCAGCTTTACCCGCATTTAGAAGCGCCCATTCCCAGCTTGGCCATCAGCCAGCTAACGGTGGGCGGCGGTTTGGATCCGAAAAGCGGCAACCAGTTAAGCCGTGGCCGTGAATGCTATGCCCAAACCAAAGATCAACAGGGCCGCGATGTGCGTTGCCGCATGAGCAGCTGTTACGACACGCCGCTGGTTCCAGTAGAAATCATTGATATAAAACAGGTTTCCCCAACCGCCTACGAGCAGCTCAGTGACGACCGCTCGGTTAATGCGGTTATCAGCATTCGTTTGAAAGCCACCGGCCTTAATGCCTTGGGGTCGCTTGGGATCACCCGCCTGCGCTTTTGTATCAATAGCGAACATAACCACTGCTGGGGATTTTACGACCTACTGGCACTGCAACTGACCGGTATTGCCACGGTACCTGCCGGCGGTGAAGCCCTTTGCCGGCAAGGGCCAAACACCCTGCGCTGGCTGGGGTTTGACGACGACGAAGCGGCGCTGGCTACCGACATGGTGACGCACCCGGGTTATCGCTTGGTGCAGGAGTATTTCGCCTTTCCCGAGAAATTTCTGTTTTTTGACATCGACCAGCTGTGCCTGGAAGGCCCCCATGACGAATTCGAACTGCTGCTGCTATTGCAGGGGGGCATTGATAAAAAGCTCAGCCCTGACCCCGACCTGCTGCGGCTTAATTGTGTACCCATGGTCAATCTGTTCCCGCAGCGCCTAGAGCCGGTGTCACTGGACCAAGCGCATTTTGAATACCGACTCAGCGGCGACCATGCCAACCACCGCTTTTTAGAGGTTTACAAGCTGTTGTCGCTGCAGGCCACCCGGCCCAACGAGCCGCCGCGGCCAGTGGTGCCCTATTTTTCTATCGACGGTATGGGCGATTTAGAAGAGCACGACTATTTCTACACCACCCGCCGGGTTGATAGCCCATTGCGGCGGGTGCCGGGCACCGAGCTTTATGTGTCTTTTATCGACATGGCCTTTAGCGCCCAAAAGCCCAACAACGAAACCTTAACCGGCCGGGCACTATGCACCAACCGGCGCCTGGCAGAGCACTTGCGGGTGGGCGACCGGCTGTTTTTAGAAGGCCCGGGCCCGGTGAAATACATTCACGTGGCCAGTAAGCCAACCCCACATCAGCCGCCGGTGCTGCTGGGCAGCCAGCCTTGGGCGCTTGTTTCGCAGTTATTGCTTAACCACCTGTCATTAAGTAACGACCAGTACGGCCCCAGCGCCCTTAAAAGCATGCTTCGGCTGCATTTGGGCCACGCCAGCTTAATGGGCACCAAGCAAATTGATGCCATTACCCGGCTGCAAATCGCCCCCATAGTGCGGCCTATTACGCAAGAAGGGCGGCGGGTACTGATGGAAGGGCTGCACATCACCCTCACCATCGACAGAAAGCATTTTGAAGGCGCCAGCCCGGTGCTTTTTGCTGAGGTGTTACGGCGATTTTTCGCGCTCTACGCCAGCGTCAATACCCTGACCGAATTAAGCCTGGAAACCCACGACACGAAAGGGAAGCTAAAAACATGGCCACCTATGGTTGGTTCACAGATCGTCCTTTAA
- the tssG gene encoding type VI secretion system baseplate subunit TssG, with protein MALHPERFNFYQLVRLLLQDKQLDPNQLDQVVRFKAAMEMAFPGHEVRQLQPGKDPSCDPMQLETTNLVLAGYNGPIPEAMFEQLLDQARQGNQALIQFFDLFNHRLNVLRYRIKSAPRLGLNVLPPEATPVAMMLSALMGLTNTQADQRLPLSQRSLLGLAGLLANPRYSEPVLTRILGRYLGADVSLQPLSGAWRSRQAQQLTRLGQANGSLGQSCRLGHKAWMPAARVALAVAAIGYPHYCRLLPRQDMHTGSGYLPLVALLRFLLNRRHDAWVQLQLAAETRPMPMLTARPWQAFPIPLRLPQHRASQRPGGRYYGKRRRQSQHQQGYWGLRLGQTAWLRGNNQAPQCRFLVAAFEQGEVNP; from the coding sequence GTGGCCCTGCATCCGGAGCGCTTTAACTTCTACCAGCTGGTACGGCTGCTGCTGCAAGACAAGCAGCTTGACCCCAACCAGCTGGACCAAGTGGTGCGCTTTAAAGCCGCGATGGAAATGGCCTTTCCCGGCCATGAAGTCAGGCAATTGCAGCCCGGCAAGGACCCAAGCTGTGACCCGATGCAACTGGAAACCACCAACCTGGTGCTGGCCGGTTACAACGGCCCTATTCCCGAGGCCATGTTTGAACAACTGCTTGACCAGGCCCGCCAAGGCAATCAAGCGCTGATCCAGTTTTTTGATCTCTTTAATCATCGCCTCAATGTGCTGCGCTATCGCATTAAAAGTGCGCCGCGATTGGGCCTTAATGTGTTGCCCCCCGAAGCCACGCCGGTTGCCATGATGCTCTCGGCCTTAATGGGACTAACCAACACCCAGGCTGACCAGCGTTTACCCCTAAGCCAGCGTAGCCTGTTGGGCCTGGCCGGTTTACTGGCTAACCCGCGCTACAGCGAGCCGGTATTAACCCGCATTTTGGGCCGCTACTTGGGCGCGGACGTTTCCTTGCAGCCGTTATCAGGGGCCTGGCGTAGCCGCCAGGCCCAGCAACTTACCCGGCTTGGCCAAGCCAACGGCAGCCTCGGCCAAAGCTGCCGCCTGGGCCACAAGGCGTGGATGCCAGCAGCCCGGGTGGCACTGGCGGTTGCAGCGATTGGCTACCCACACTATTGCCGGCTGCTACCACGCCAAGACATGCACACCGGCTCCGGTTATCTGCCATTGGTGGCACTGCTGCGCTTTTTGCTTAACCGCCGTCACGATGCCTGGGTGCAATTGCAGTTGGCAGCCGAAACCCGGCCCATGCCCATGTTAACCGCCCGCCCCTGGCAAGCCTTTCCTATACCGCTGCGTTTGCCGCAGCACCGGGCCAGCCAGCGCCCCGGTGGCCGCTATTACGGCAAGCGCCGCCGCCAGAGCCAGCATCAGCAAGGCTATTGGGGGCTGCGCCTTGGCCAAACCGCTTGGCTAAGGGGCAACAACCAGGCCCCGCAATGTCGGTTTTTGGTAGCGGCCTTTGAACAAGGGGAGGTTAATCCATGA